The following coding sequences are from one Prochlorococcus marinus XMU1412 window:
- the lipA gene encoding lipoyl synthase, which produces MRDNNLIKKEKILRLPSWIKFPVSKASEFAKIQTLIKKSNIHTICEEARCPNRAECYASGTATFLLGGSICSRSCAFCQVNKGRPSSINIDECTQVAEAVKVLNLKYVVLTSVARDDLPDHGANLFISTIDEIRKIDSTIKIEVLTPDLWGGGKNLDETNNLQTERLKMILEKDPICFNHNLETVERLQKEVRRGANYKKSLILLKKSKDIAPHIQTKSGIMLGLGETLDEIKNTIYDLRKIDCDQITIGQYLRPSFNHLAVKKYWDPSEFKYLYRFSKKLGFKKVSSGPLVRSSYHVG; this is translated from the coding sequence ATGAGAGACAATAATCTAATCAAGAAAGAAAAAATCTTAAGACTTCCCTCTTGGATTAAATTTCCTGTTAGTAAAGCTTCAGAATTCGCAAAAATACAAACACTCATAAAAAAATCAAATATTCATACTATTTGTGAAGAAGCAAGATGTCCAAATAGAGCAGAATGTTATGCCTCAGGAACAGCCACCTTCTTACTGGGTGGATCGATATGTTCACGTTCATGTGCTTTTTGTCAGGTAAATAAAGGGAGGCCTAGTTCTATCAATATTGATGAATGTACTCAAGTCGCTGAAGCAGTGAAAGTACTAAATTTGAAATATGTTGTTTTGACATCTGTAGCTAGAGACGATCTCCCTGATCATGGCGCAAATTTATTTATATCTACAATTGATGAGATTAGAAAAATTGATTCAACAATTAAAATTGAAGTTTTAACTCCTGATTTATGGGGTGGAGGCAAAAATCTTGATGAAACAAATAACCTTCAGACTGAGAGATTGAAGATGATTTTAGAAAAAGATCCAATATGCTTTAATCATAATCTTGAAACTGTTGAAAGACTGCAAAAAGAAGTTAGGAGGGGGGCAAATTACAAAAAATCCCTTATTTTACTAAAAAAGTCAAAGGATATTGCTCCTCATATTCAAACTAAATCAGGCATTATGTTAGGACTTGGGGAAACATTGGATGAAATAAAAAATACAATTTATGATCTTAGAAAAATAGATTGTGATCAAATTACAATTGGCCAATATTTAAGGCCCTCATTCAATCATTTGGCAGTTAAGAAATATTGGGATCCATCAGAGTTTAAATATTTATATCGCTTCTCTAAGAAATTAGGATTCAAAAAAGTATCTTCTGGCCCTTTAGTAAGAAGTAGTTATCACGTGGGTTAA
- the recR gene encoding recombination mediator RecR: protein MITYTKPLSKLIGHFEKFPGIGPRTAQRLALFILKQPESTIREFSKALLEARSNVGRCKKCFNLTSEDECEICRNIERNQKLICVVAETKDLLALERAREFKGVYHVIGGLISPMDSVGPELLEIRSLVERVSKSEIDEIILALTPSVEGDTTSLYIGKLLAPFTKVTRIAYGLPMGSELEYVDEVTLARALEGRTKLN from the coding sequence TTGATTACTTATACCAAACCACTTTCAAAATTAATCGGTCATTTTGAGAAATTCCCAGGGATTGGTCCAAGAACAGCGCAACGATTAGCCCTGTTTATTTTAAAACAACCTGAAAGTACAATAAGAGAATTTTCAAAGGCTCTGTTAGAGGCACGTAGTAATGTTGGTCGTTGCAAAAAATGTTTCAATTTGACTTCAGAAGATGAATGCGAAATTTGTAGGAATATTGAAAGAAATCAAAAACTAATCTGTGTAGTAGCAGAAACAAAAGATCTGCTTGCTTTGGAGCGCGCCAGAGAATTTAAAGGTGTTTACCATGTTATTGGTGGTTTAATATCCCCAATGGATTCTGTTGGCCCCGAACTCTTAGAAATAAGAAGCTTGGTAGAAAGAGTTAGTAAGTCTGAAATAGATGAAATCATATTGGCATTGACCCCTAGTGTTGAGGGAGATACAACAAGTCTTTATATTGGAAAATTGTTAGCCCCTTTTACTAAAGTTACGAGGATTGCATATGGGCTCCCAATGGGCAGTGAACTTGAATATGTGGATGAAGTTACACTTGCAAGGGCCTTAGAAGGTAGAACAAAACTAAATTAG
- the psbP gene encoding photosystem II reaction center PsbP codes for MKNIKLNPFKYLFLVFLCLTLSACSGGLNAGLEAYQSPDGRYAFLYPTGWTRVKVDGGPEIIYHDLINSNETLSLVISDVNKEVQLEQLGSPSEVGQTLIDKVIAPEGSGREVKLINADKREASSHIFYDLEYELNLNEQARHELATVVIDRGTLYTFAVGTNEERWNKVDGMFSNVIESFNFLI; via the coding sequence ATGAAAAATATTAAATTAAACCCTTTCAAATATTTATTTTTGGTTTTTTTGTGTTTAACACTGAGTGCTTGTAGTGGCGGACTGAATGCGGGATTAGAAGCTTATCAAAGTCCAGATGGTAGATATGCCTTTTTGTATCCAACAGGGTGGACTAGAGTAAAAGTCGATGGAGGACCTGAAATTATTTATCATGATTTAATAAATAGTAATGAGACCTTAAGTTTAGTTATTTCTGATGTCAATAAAGAGGTTCAATTAGAGCAATTAGGAAGCCCAAGTGAAGTAGGTCAAACATTAATTGATAAAGTCATTGCTCCCGAAGGTTCAGGTAGAGAGGTGAAACTTATAAATGCCGATAAGAGGGAAGCATCCAGTCACATTTTCTATGATTTAGAGTATGAATTAAATTTAAATGAACAGGCAAGACATGAATTAGCTACTGTCGTAATTGATAGAGGAACACTTTACACTTTCGCTGTGGGAACAAATGAAGAAAGGTGGAATAAAGTTGACGGTATGTTTAGTAACGTAATTGAATCATTTAACTTCTTAATATAG
- a CDS encoding ABC transporter ATP-binding protein has protein sequence MRSKNNQNPIIRLYLNLIEERRLLLFAFLSSIINKILDLAPPVIIGLAVDIVVKEQNSWIAGFGIKEVPAQLIFLAFASGIVWSGESSFEYLYSILWRNLAQLSQHKLRIKAYEHIQELDMDFFENDNTGRLLSILNDDINQLERFLDQGANQIIQLFITVLIIGGTMIFVAPKIALFAFFPIPIIFLGSIKFQRKLAPKYRDVRNKAGLLASRLNNNLSGILTIKSFTKEKWELNRLNKESLDYQRSNKAAIKLSSAFIPLIRFAILFAFISILLIGGFQTWNKTLDVGTYSFLVFITQRLLWPLTTLGHVLDDFQRSMASIDRVIDLIDTPIKIKDGKIKIEPKDIKGEIIFNNVNFNYPGRDLTLKNINIKIENNSTLGIVGLTGSGKSTIIKLLLRIYDSNNGSITLDGFSIKEINLRDLRKCISLVSQETYLFHGSVQENIAYGSINPSLKDIIKASKIAEAHKFIEQLPDGYRTIVGERGQRLSGGQRQRIALARAVLKDAPILILDEATASVDNETEALIQKSLSKITKERTTIVIAHRLSTIKNADNIVVIDKGKIVESGKHEKLLDQNKIYADLWNVQVGI, from the coding sequence ATGAGGTCTAAGAACAATCAAAATCCAATAATTAGACTTTATTTAAATCTGATTGAGGAAAGAAGGTTACTATTATTTGCTTTTCTTAGTTCCATAATTAATAAAATATTAGATTTAGCTCCCCCTGTAATAATTGGCCTTGCAGTAGATATCGTTGTTAAGGAACAGAATTCATGGATTGCTGGTTTTGGAATAAAAGAAGTTCCAGCACAATTGATTTTTCTTGCATTTGCTTCAGGGATAGTTTGGTCTGGTGAATCCTCCTTTGAATATTTATATTCGATTTTATGGAGAAATTTGGCTCAGCTATCGCAACATAAATTAAGAATAAAAGCTTATGAGCATATCCAAGAATTAGATATGGATTTTTTTGAAAATGATAATACTGGAAGGCTATTATCTATTTTGAATGATGATATAAATCAACTTGAGAGATTTTTAGACCAAGGGGCTAATCAGATTATTCAGTTATTTATAACTGTTTTAATAATTGGGGGTACTATGATTTTTGTCGCTCCAAAAATCGCATTATTTGCTTTCTTTCCTATTCCAATTATATTTTTAGGATCAATTAAATTTCAAAGGAAGCTTGCTCCAAAATACAGAGATGTTAGAAATAAAGCTGGACTGTTGGCATCAAGGCTTAATAATAATTTAAGTGGAATTCTAACCATAAAAAGTTTTACTAAAGAAAAATGGGAACTAAATAGATTAAATAAAGAAAGTCTCGATTATCAAAGAAGTAATAAAGCTGCAATAAAATTATCTTCTGCTTTTATCCCTCTTATAAGATTTGCAATTTTATTTGCTTTTATATCGATTCTATTAATTGGAGGTTTCCAAACTTGGAATAAGACACTTGATGTAGGTACTTATAGTTTTTTAGTGTTTATTACACAAAGACTATTATGGCCTTTAACTACTTTGGGGCATGTTTTAGATGATTTTCAGAGATCTATGGCTTCAATAGATAGAGTAATTGATCTCATAGATACGCCTATAAAAATAAAAGATGGAAAAATAAAAATTGAACCTAAAGATATCAAAGGAGAAATTATTTTTAATAATGTAAATTTTAATTATCCTGGTCGAGATTTAACATTAAAAAACATAAATATCAAAATTGAAAATAACTCAACATTAGGAATTGTTGGTTTAACAGGTTCTGGGAAGAGTACAATAATAAAACTACTACTTAGAATTTATGATAGTAATAATGGGTCAATAACCTTGGATGGGTTTTCTATTAAAGAAATAAATTTGAGGGATTTAAGAAAGTGTATCTCTTTAGTAAGTCAAGAAACTTATTTATTTCATGGCAGTGTACAAGAAAATATTGCTTATGGCTCAATCAACCCAAGTCTTAAAGATATTATTAAAGCTTCAAAGATTGCGGAAGCTCATAAATTTATTGAACAATTACCAGATGGTTATAGAACTATAGTGGGGGAAAGGGGCCAAAGACTCTCGGGCGGGCAACGTCAAAGAATTGCCTTGGCGAGAGCTGTTTTAAAGGATGCTCCAATATTAATATTAGATGAAGCTACAGCTTCAGTTGATAATGAAACAGAGGCTTTAATTCAAAAATCGTTATCTAAAATCACAAAAGAAAGAACAACTATAGTAATAGCTCATAGATTAAGCACTATAAAAAATGCGGATAATATTGTAGTTATTGATAAAGGTAAAATAGTTGAAAGCGGAAAACATGAAAAACTATTAGATCAGAACAAAATATATGCTGATTTGTGGAATGTTCAAGTAGGAATCTAA
- a CDS encoding DEAD/DEAH box helicase has protein sequence MALRKDNNSIGSEQEKSQNEDSSLLESKKLENKKEIESQLLEVSKGDDNDNENGFLDFGFNQSILNSLINKGYKNPTPIQKAAIPELMLGRDLLGQAQTGTGKTAAFALPLIEKLTDNKELNAKVLVMTPTRELATQVAESFKSYSSESSNFKTVAIYGGTDYRNQISALKRKVDVVVGTPGRIMDHIRQGTFKVKDINCLVLDEADEMLNMGFLEDIEWIIDKLPENKQMVLFSATMPSEIRNIAKKYLNDPAEILIKSVKKETQLISQKFLYVQRHHKLDALKRILELNNEGVIIFVRTKLLTTSIAEALENSGHTVAVLNGDIPQNQRENTVDRLKKGFINILVATDVAARGLDVERIKLVVNYDFPFDKETYTHRIGRTGRAGRSGEAILFVNQREKHFLRNLENSTRTKIEEINIPSNKIINEKRMEKLIDNVNESSLAKDENEENKALIIDVLDNLKEKYSMDDSNIAMAAINLVIGNKSFFVNEDDSWINKQNNNDRNRSNRNSNNRMRNSNRRNNYQNDSFETYKFNFGKFDGVRVANIISSICNSTNINGRSIGKIQIFNDYSLVDLPRDLHRETKNKLKKIKVRN, from the coding sequence ATGGCTTTAAGAAAAGATAATAACTCTATTGGTAGTGAGCAGGAAAAGTCTCAGAATGAAGATTCTTCTCTACTAGAGTCCAAGAAGTTAGAGAACAAAAAAGAAATTGAATCTCAATTATTGGAAGTATCGAAAGGAGATGACAATGATAATGAGAATGGATTTCTCGATTTTGGGTTTAATCAATCTATCTTAAACTCGTTAATAAATAAAGGATATAAAAATCCAACTCCCATCCAAAAAGCTGCAATTCCCGAACTAATGTTAGGCAGGGATTTACTAGGACAAGCACAAACAGGAACAGGAAAGACTGCAGCTTTCGCATTACCATTAATAGAAAAACTTACAGATAATAAAGAATTAAATGCCAAGGTTTTAGTAATGACTCCTACAAGAGAATTAGCAACTCAAGTGGCAGAATCTTTTAAAAGTTATAGTTCTGAATCTAGTAATTTTAAGACGGTTGCAATATATGGAGGTACCGACTATCGAAATCAAATTTCTGCATTAAAAAGAAAAGTTGACGTAGTAGTTGGGACCCCAGGCCGAATAATGGATCATATAAGGCAGGGGACTTTTAAAGTTAAAGATATAAATTGTCTTGTTTTAGATGAGGCAGATGAAATGTTAAATATGGGTTTTCTTGAAGATATTGAATGGATAATAGATAAACTTCCGGAAAATAAGCAGATGGTATTGTTTTCAGCAACAATGCCTAGTGAGATAAGAAATATAGCAAAAAAATATCTAAATGATCCCGCCGAAATATTAATCAAAAGTGTCAAAAAAGAAACTCAATTAATTTCGCAAAAATTTCTATATGTACAAAGGCATCATAAGTTAGATGCTTTAAAAAGAATACTAGAACTTAATAACGAGGGAGTAATTATTTTTGTTAGGACAAAACTACTTACTACTTCAATAGCTGAAGCTTTAGAGAATTCAGGTCATACTGTGGCAGTACTTAATGGAGATATACCTCAAAATCAAAGAGAAAATACTGTAGATAGATTGAAAAAAGGATTTATTAATATCCTTGTTGCCACGGATGTAGCAGCTAGAGGATTAGATGTTGAGAGGATAAAACTTGTTGTTAATTACGATTTTCCTTTTGACAAGGAAACATATACTCATAGAATTGGAAGAACTGGAAGGGCAGGCAGATCAGGAGAAGCAATTTTATTTGTTAATCAAAGAGAAAAACATTTTCTAAGAAACTTAGAAAACTCAACAAGAACCAAGATTGAAGAAATAAACATACCAAGTAATAAAATAATAAATGAAAAAAGGATGGAGAAACTTATAGATAATGTTAATGAGAGTTCTTTAGCTAAAGATGAAAATGAAGAAAATAAAGCTTTGATTATTGATGTACTAGATAATTTAAAAGAAAAATACTCTATGGATGACTCAAATATTGCAATGGCGGCGATTAATTTAGTAATAGGTAATAAATCATTTTTTGTTAATGAAGATGATTCTTGGATTAATAAACAAAATAATAATGATCGAAATAGATCAAATAGAAATAGTAATAATCGTATGAGAAATTCAAATAGAAGAAATAATTATCAAAATGATTCTTTTGAAACCTACAAATTTAACTTTGGTAAATTTGATGGAGTTAGAGTTGCAAATATTATATCCTCAATCTGTAATTCAACTAATATAAATGGTAGATCCATAGGTAAGATACAGATTTTTAATGATTACAGTTTGGTAGATTTACCCAGAGATCTGCATAGAGAAACTAAAAATAAATTAAAAAAAATTAAAGTCAGAAACTAG
- a CDS encoding ATP-dependent DNA helicase has translation MTKTTIDIEKFQYDHIFNLILGIFKFSEKKYGNFVKDVIRILLEFEKNGETIIDVDNSLIIFELLEDGWPNKHIDVLKNIGLIGSLHSPFVLVNRKLSLSKWSKKIERVINSFQKKIDTDNLMNSIIYKDDNKIDQIKNIFKYSNLVFLQGGPGTGKTTLIIKLIIELLQIDKFLNIGLSAPTGKATTRLKEALNDKKNISISKFLDQIEFQTLHRWILNSQNKSLNLKFKLKELDIFIIDEMSMVNIDLIESVLNLLAKDCKIILVGDKNQLSPVNNCSIWNYLFEYPDNSSIKSCVVNLEKTYRNIGDISLISSLIFNNDFSLLNQKIKELEKDNNSKEITISKSREKDIPKDLLFSITSHLKKLNISTSNLSKKKYIFDESINNLLLNEKDLVDKIFLDLQSQLILCEKNSGIWSVEYLNEIVFGQKKPYDLKTLKEGVPIMCTKNNNELGLSNGDIGVLIGLKNKRKYLFRKFNDSNEEIVALIDPSNLENVVPAIAITIHKSQGSESEKVNILWSQNYRRKQYAVKEKKDNQNIFCRDNFERRLFYTAVTRAKKSLNIYYLN, from the coding sequence ATGACTAAAACTACTATAGATATTGAAAAGTTCCAATACGATCATATATTTAATTTAATCTTAGGTATTTTCAAATTTAGTGAAAAAAAATATGGAAATTTCGTTAAAGATGTCATAAGAATTTTATTAGAGTTTGAAAAAAATGGTGAAACTATTATTGATGTTGATAATAGTTTAATAATCTTTGAATTATTAGAAGATGGCTGGCCCAATAAACATATAGATGTTCTAAAAAATATAGGTTTGATTGGTTCCCTTCATTCTCCATTCGTATTAGTAAATAGAAAATTATCCTTATCAAAATGGTCAAAAAAGATAGAAAGAGTTATTAATTCATTCCAAAAAAAAATAGATACCGATAATTTAATGAACTCAATAATTTATAAAGATGATAATAAAATTGATCAAATTAAAAATATATTTAAATATTCAAACCTAGTTTTCCTTCAAGGAGGACCAGGTACCGGTAAAACCACTTTAATAATAAAGTTAATAATCGAACTCCTTCAAATTGATAAGTTTTTAAATATTGGTTTGTCTGCTCCAACTGGTAAAGCTACAACACGTTTAAAAGAAGCGCTTAATGATAAAAAAAATATTTCAATTAGCAAATTTCTAGACCAAATAGAATTTCAAACTTTACATAGATGGATTTTAAATTCTCAAAATAAATCTCTTAACTTGAAATTTAAACTAAAAGAGCTTGATATTTTCATAATTGATGAAATGTCTATGGTTAATATCGATTTGATTGAATCAGTTTTAAATTTGCTAGCAAAGGACTGTAAAATTATTTTAGTTGGAGATAAAAATCAATTATCTCCAGTAAATAACTGTTCTATATGGAATTATTTGTTTGAATATCCCGATAATAGTTCAATTAAATCTTGTGTAGTAAATTTAGAAAAAACTTATAGAAATATTGGAGATATATCATTAATTAGTAGTTTAATATTTAATAATGATTTTTCTTTACTTAATCAAAAGATTAAAGAATTAGAAAAAGATAATAATTCAAAAGAAATTACTATTTCAAAGAGTAGAGAAAAAGATATTCCAAAAGATCTATTATTTTCGATTACAAGTCATCTAAAAAAGTTAAATATTTCAACTTCAAATTTAAGTAAAAAAAAATATATATTTGATGAGAGTATTAATAATTTATTGCTTAATGAAAAAGATTTAGTAGATAAGATATTTCTAGATTTACAAAGTCAATTGATTTTATGCGAAAAAAATTCAGGAATATGGAGTGTTGAATATTTGAATGAAATTGTTTTTGGTCAAAAAAAACCCTATGACCTTAAAACTCTTAAAGAGGGTGTTCCGATTATGTGTACAAAAAATAATAATGAACTTGGATTGTCAAATGGGGATATCGGAGTACTTATAGGTTTAAAAAATAAAAGAAAATATCTTTTTAGAAAATTTAATGATAGTAACGAAGAAATTGTCGCATTAATTGATCCATCTAATTTAGAAAATGTTGTACCAGCAATAGCCATTACTATTCATAAATCTCAAGGAAGTGAATCTGAAAAAGTAAACATTTTGTGGTCCCAAAATTATAGAAGAAAACAATATGCTGTAAAAGAAAAAAAAGATAATCAAAATATCTTTTGCAGAGATAATTTTGAAAGAAGGTTATTTTATACTGCTGTTACAAGAGCTAAAAAATCTTTAAATATATATTATTTAAATTAA
- a CDS encoding UvrD-helicase domain-containing protein, with protein sequence MDINQIKLDNKFKLVEASAGTGKSFTLAHIVLRAVLEKKVKPDEILLLSFTKNTCCELRDKILSRFHNLKLYLQSHNESKIDNTLKDWYLNFKDKDKSKEKIISEIDNFINQFYKLKVITFHAFCNNIIDEYSIEIGVTQDPYIENNIDNLYKDVIDNLWIDDFLNLNHELVSAVNKKKISSKFGSSINKSFFVEILKNIDQENIYKFQINNKYKIIDLNNYFNEIFYLNWNEFCFEWNKNGKELFLQLIELGKLIKESGGKSQIYAAKPRNDKFNQINCWIEEINKRLNSKNVIDFIYDISKDDLLSKYFYIENISKEISKHNLKLDFTKFNLLQDKIYKIKEGFFTEFVRIFTQLAYIKLIELKKSFSIFNFNDLIKTVENTFLDSEISNSNTLSKIQKRFTCVLVDEFQDTDITQWNLIKKFFNTKNHFLLCVGDPKQAIYKFRGGDIETYLDARSNAIEVFSLTDNYRSSKKLIDVLNKLYKNGLKQSKLNYSKLTSRINKNINPEFRFKDVFEIVEFSKKETDIEDLVTHYIVNFILNNKEIDINNIAILTLNNSQCLDFKKKLDQFNLPCKIQNKQNIFDTEASSLLFLFIECLLNPRSLKNINLLSTSKFIEIKLEDLLDHGISNNLEILINKCITWSQELREKGFLNIVNELLINYKSSSIIQDSDLNSNLFQLSEIVEIELINNDFDLNIVFNWYKNQLDHILRISTGEDFLTKDYNLQNGINLSTIHSSKGLEFEIVLCPYLSIISNKSNKIKGPLWKSNIDRNIYVNISNNFAKVKKFKLIEEEDLFKESERLIYVALTRSKYKLIVFNDLEDTNNILNNDLLNNLENINIYKSNFEVRVEKEKIKELFSKFQTNRFNNNLWKINNVNKKISNVFNSDQFISYSSYSSWIRKDKKFDAAINQYKDYEDNISIIKNSNFKNSNNYPNYFSYPNPLSEFPKGTIAGTCLHKIIERFEFRNDNNQELIDLIVEELNFHQIDTSLAFKVKDAILRIINISLGRELQNKKLVDIPNEYLIKELKYDLTLSYEGRNINSNDISNCFFLDQGYEFGEEYANKINDLQIMNKGFHSGCIDCVFPVGNKLEDSKWWVIDWKSNLISGSDNSDCLPRNYNYENMRNEMIKHHYPLQSHLYLLALHRLLKWRLKNYQPHKHLGGYIYLFLKGLPDFELFEKSKSEDISPGIFISKAPLKRINYLDNLF encoded by the coding sequence ATGGATATTAATCAAATTAAATTAGATAATAAGTTTAAATTAGTAGAAGCAAGTGCAGGAACTGGTAAAAGTTTTACTTTAGCTCATATAGTTTTAAGAGCTGTTTTGGAGAAAAAAGTTAAACCAGATGAGATACTCTTGCTAAGTTTTACAAAAAATACTTGTTGTGAATTAAGAGATAAAATACTCTCGAGATTTCATAATTTAAAATTATATTTGCAAAGTCATAATGAAAGTAAGATAGATAATACTCTTAAGGATTGGTATCTAAATTTTAAGGATAAAGATAAATCTAAGGAAAAAATAATTTCCGAAATTGATAATTTTATAAATCAATTCTATAAGTTAAAAGTAATTACGTTCCATGCTTTTTGTAATAATATTATTGATGAATATAGTATTGAAATAGGTGTAACTCAAGATCCATATATTGAGAATAATATTGATAATTTGTATAAAGATGTAATAGATAATTTGTGGATTGATGATTTTCTGAATCTTAATCATGAGCTTGTTTCAGCAGTCAACAAAAAAAAAATAAGTTCTAAATTTGGAAGCAGTATCAATAAGTCATTTTTTGTAGAAATTTTAAAAAATATAGATCAAGAAAATATCTATAAATTTCAAATAAATAATAAATATAAGATTATTGATTTAAATAATTATTTTAATGAAATTTTTTATTTAAATTGGAACGAGTTTTGTTTTGAATGGAATAAGAATGGTAAGGAATTATTTTTACAACTCATAGAGTTGGGAAAATTAATTAAGGAGAGTGGTGGAAAAAGTCAAATATATGCTGCAAAGCCAAGAAATGATAAGTTTAATCAAATAAATTGTTGGATTGAAGAGATTAACAAAAGGCTTAATTCTAAAAATGTTATTGATTTTATATATGATATTTCTAAGGATGATCTTTTATCTAAATATTTTTACATTGAAAATATATCTAAAGAAATTAGTAAACATAATCTAAAATTAGATTTTACTAAATTTAATTTATTACAAGATAAAATTTATAAAATAAAAGAAGGTTTCTTTACTGAATTTGTAAGAATATTTACTCAATTAGCTTATATAAAATTAATTGAATTAAAGAAAAGTTTTTCTATATTCAACTTCAACGATCTTATAAAGACTGTAGAAAATACATTTCTAGATTCAGAAATTAGTAATAGTAATACTCTATCTAAAATTCAAAAAAGATTTACTTGTGTCTTAGTTGATGAATTCCAAGATACAGATATTACTCAGTGGAATTTAATAAAAAAATTCTTTAATACAAAAAATCATTTTTTACTTTGCGTAGGTGATCCAAAACAAGCTATTTACAAATTTAGAGGTGGAGATATTGAAACTTACTTAGATGCAAGATCTAATGCAATCGAAGTTTTTAGTCTTACAGATAACTATAGATCCTCAAAAAAGTTAATAGATGTTCTTAATAAACTTTATAAGAATGGACTTAAACAATCAAAACTAAACTATAGTAAATTAACCTCAAGAATTAATAAAAATATTAATCCTGAATTTAGATTTAAGGATGTATTTGAAATTGTAGAATTTTCAAAAAAAGAGACTGATATAGAGGATCTTGTAACTCATTACATAGTTAATTTTATTTTAAATAATAAGGAAATTGATATTAATAATATTGCGATTCTTACATTAAATAATTCGCAATGCTTAGATTTTAAAAAAAAATTAGATCAGTTTAACCTCCCATGCAAAATTCAAAATAAACAAAATATTTTTGATACAGAAGCAAGTTCTCTTCTATTTTTATTCATTGAATGTTTATTAAATCCGAGGTCTTTAAAAAATATAAATTTGCTTTCTACTTCAAAGTTTATCGAAATAAAATTAGAAGATTTACTTGATCATGGTATTAGTAATAATTTAGAAATTTTAATTAATAAATGCATTACTTGGTCCCAAGAACTAAGAGAAAAAGGTTTTTTAAACATTGTTAATGAACTGCTTATAAATTACAAGTCATCCTCGATTATTCAAGATTCAGATTTAAATTCAAATTTATTTCAACTTTCAGAAATTGTTGAAATAGAATTAATAAATAATGATTTTGATCTAAATATAGTCTTCAACTGGTATAAAAATCAGTTAGATCATATTTTAAGAATTTCTACTGGAGAAGATTTTTTAACGAAAGATTATAATCTTCAAAATGGAATAAATCTTTCTACCATTCATAGTAGTAAGGGCCTCGAATTTGAAATAGTCTTATGTCCATATCTCTCAATTATTTCAAATAAGTCAAATAAAATTAAAGGACCTCTTTGGAAATCAAATATTGATAGAAATATATACGTTAATATTTCAAATAATTTCGCGAAAGTAAAAAAATTTAAATTAATAGAAGAAGAAGATTTATTTAAAGAGAGTGAGAGGTTAATTTATGTAGCACTTACAAGGAGCAAATATAAACTTATTGTTTTTAATGATTTAGAGGATACAAATAATATTTTAAATAATGATTTACTTAATAATTTGGAAAATATCAATATTTATAAGTCTAATTTTGAAGTAAGGGTAGAAAAAGAGAAAATAAAAGAATTATTTTCTAAGTTCCAAACCAACCGATTTAACAATAATCTTTGGAAAATAAATAACGTTAATAAAAAAATATCTAATGTATTTAATTCTGATCAATTTATTTCTTATTCAAGTTATTCTTCTTGGATACGTAAAGATAAAAAATTTGATGCAGCCATTAATCAATATAAGGATTATGAAGATAATATATCAATTATCAAAAATTCTAATTTTAAGAATTCAAATAATTATCCTAATTATTTTTCTTATCCAAATCCCTTAAGTGAATTTCCAAAAGGAACTATTGCTGGGACTTGCCTGCACAAAATAATAGAAAGATTTGAATTTAGAAACGATAATAATCAAGAATTAATTGATTTAATTGTTGAGGAATTGAACTTTCATCAAATCGATACTTCTTTGGCTTTTAAAGTAAAAGATGCGATTTTGAGAATCATAAATATATCTTTAGGAAGAGAATTACAAAATAAAAAACTAGTTGATATTCCAAATGAATACTTAATTAAGGAACTCAAATATGATTTAACCCTATCTTATGAAGGTAGAAATATTAATTCTAATGATATATCAAATTGCTTTTTTTTAGATCAGGGATATGAATTTGGTGAAGAATATGCAAATAAAATAAATGATCTTCAAATTATGAATAAAGGCTTTCATTCAGGATGTATTGATTGTGTTTTCCCTGTAGGAAATAAATTAGAAGACAGTAAATGGTGGGTAATTGATTGGAAAAGTAATTTGATTTCTGGGAGTGATAATAGTGATTGTTTACCAAGAAACTATAACTATGAAAACATGAGAAATGAAATGATTAAACATCATTATCCATTGCAATCTCATCTTTATTTATTAGCATTGCATAGATTATTAAAGTGGCGACTTAAAAATTATCAACCACATAAACATCTAGGAGGATATATTTATCTGTTTTTAAAGGGATTGCCAGATTTTGAATTATTTGAAAAATCTAAGTCTGAAGATATATCTCCAGGTATTTTTATTAGCAAAGCACCTTTAAAAAGAATTAATTATTTAGATAACCTTTTTTAG